The following are encoded in a window of Penicillium oxalicum strain HP7-1 chromosome II, whole genome shotgun sequence genomic DNA:
- a CDS encoding Homoserine dehydrogenase — MSASPIYLGVIGVGGVGTAFLSQLARLPNAPKLVLLARSSQTLLAPTPAYSPAIPAADWATASATPSLNKTGALAADEIATYLASAPGRAILVDNTSDISLARQYPTFLKKGISIVTPNKKGFSDDLSLWKDIFASASEGKALVYHESTVGAGLPVLSTLKDLVATGDEVTRIEGVFSGTLSFLFNTFAPASGSSDAKWSDVVSQAKELGYTEPDPRDDLNGMDVARKLTILARLAGLEVSRPDSFPIESLIPAELASLPSSADGIAEFMKRLPEFDAQMTTIKENAEKAGKVVRYVGSIDVASKDVKVGLQSFEKDSAIAGLKGSDNIISFYTKRYGSNPLIVQGAGAGGEVTAMGVSADLIKVVQRLQ, encoded by the exons ATGTCTGCTAGCCCTATCTATCTCGGCGTTATTG GCGTCGGCGGCGTTGGCACTGCATTCCTCTCTCAGCTTGCTCGTCTTCCCAATGCTCCCAAACTTGTCCTCCTCGCTCGTTCTTCCCAGACCCTGCTCGCTCCGACACCGGCCTACTCTCCGGCCATCCCCGCTGCCGACTGGGCGACTGCTTCCGCTACGCCTTCTTTGAACAAAACCGGTGCTCTGGCCGCCGACGAGATCGCGACATACCTGGCATCTGCTCCCGGCCGTGCCATCCTCGTAGACAACACCTCCGACATCAGCCTCGCCCGGCAATACCCCaccttcttgaagaagggcATCTCGATCGTGACTCCAAACAAGAAGGGATTCTCCGACGATCTCTCGCTATGGAAGGATATCTTCGCCTCGGCCAGTGAGGGCAAGGCTCTCGTTTACCACGAGAGCACTGTCGGTGCTGGACTCCCCGTCCTGTCGACCCTGAAGGATCTTGTCGCGACGGGCGACGAGGTGACTCGCATCGAGGGTGTTTTCTCCGGCACTCTTTCATTCCTCTTCAATACCTTCGCTCCGGCCTCGGGCTCTTCGGATGCCAAGTGGAGCGACGTTGTCTCCCAGGCCAAGGAATTGGGATACACCGAGCCTGATCCTCGGGATGACCTGAACGGCATGGACGTCGCTCGCAAGCTCACCATCTTGGCCCGTCTCGCGGGCTTGGAGGTGTCTCGGCCCGACTCCTTCCCTATTGAGTCTCTCATTCCAGCGGAGCTGGCATCGCTTCCCTCCTCTGCGGACGGCATCGCTGAGTTCATGAAGCGTCTACCCGAATTCGATGCCCAGATGACCACCATCAAGGAGAATGCCGAGAAGGCGGGCAAGGTGGTGCGCTACGTGGGAAGCATCGATGTTGCTTCAAAGGACGTCAAGGTCGGTCTGCAGTCGTTTGAGAAGGACAGCGCCATTGCTGGCCTCAAGGGCAGCGACAACATCATCAGCTTCTACACCAAGCGTTACGGCTCCAACCCCCTGATCGTGCAGGGTGCGGGAGCTGGTGGTGAGGTCACCGCCATGGGTGTTTCGGCCGATCTCATCAAGGTCGTGCAACGCTTGCAGTAA